A segment of the Conexibacter woesei Iso977N genome:
GCCGCGCGCGTCGTGTACCGCTACTTCGGCGGGGCCGACGTCTTCACCGCCGTCGGCGAGGACATCATGATGGCCGTCGACAAGGCCGACGCCGCGGACTTCTCGCGCGACGACATCCTCGAGCCGCAGGGCTGGGACTACATCTCGTTCCTGATGGACCCGCGCACCGGCCTCGGCCGCTTCCGCGACTTCAGGATCTCCAACTACCAGCTGATGATGCAGCTGATCGACGACATCACCACGAAGTCGATCGACGAGATCCTCGCCTGCCCCGACGTCGCCGAGCGCGTCGACCTCTACCGCGAGCACGCCGACGCGGCGATCGACCAGGTCGCCCGCTGCGGCACCCAGCACGGCAACCTCGTCGTCCTGGACATGCGCGACGAGGACACGATCTACGCGACCAACCGCTTCACGGTCTACGCGCTGTGGCCCCAGTGCAACATCTCGATCCACGTCCTGTGGGGCCTGCGCCAGCAGAACACGGTCTTCGCGACCGGCAAGTCGATCCTGGACCGCTCCTCGAAGACCGACGTCGGCGAGCTGATGCTGCGCTACGGCGGCGGCGGGCACGAGGCGGCCGGCACCTGCCAGGTCGGCAACGACGACGCCCCGCGCGTCCTCGGCGAGCTGATCGCCACCATCAACGCCGACGGCTGAGCGCCGCTCA
Coding sequences within it:
- a CDS encoding exopolyphosphatase; amino-acid sequence: MTTQVAERYRLVTRSDFDGLVCAALLKELGILDDILFVHPKDMQDGKVELTDRDITTNLPYVPGVHLSFDHHDSELIRVEESPENHVIVAGAKSAARVVYRYFGGADVFTAVGEDIMMAVDKADAADFSRDDILEPQGWDYISFLMDPRTGLGRFRDFRISNYQLMMQLIDDITTKSIDEILACPDVAERVDLYREHADAAIDQVARCGTQHGNLVVLDMRDEDTIYATNRFTVYALWPQCNISIHVLWGLRQQNTVFATGKSILDRSSKTDVGELMLRYGGGGHEAAGTCQVGNDDAPRVLGELIATINADG